In Eretmochelys imbricata isolate rEreImb1 chromosome 14, rEreImb1.hap1, whole genome shotgun sequence, a genomic segment contains:
- the WDR46 gene encoding WD repeat-containing protein 46 isoform X1, translating to MEVVAGSGMQGGPAGAGKKKLTKKLQRYWEGASQPDTPEAAPLRAKRRRNEKTRLRAGAKGSLEARKGLPASGAAGRISGKRDPFPGAAPLPLHKVKKFQRGQKSQLAGASSRRLRDHLASLEQKVELATQQAARMELLLPEEPGFLEGDPGEDTCTIAQADIAEAADIVSATKHFELRLNQFGPYRMDYTRPGRHLLLGGRRGHVAALDWHTKSLLCEINVMETVTDITWLHTETMFAVAQRRWLYVYDNQGVELNCLKRFNGVLRMEFLPYHFLLATASETGFLQYLDISVGKEVAAICTRGGRLGVMGQNPANAIIHLGHSNGTVTLWSPNVKEPLVRMLCHQGGVRAVAVDSSGTYMATSGLDRKLRVYDLRTYQPLHSLVLPMGAGHLAFSQRGLLGAACGDVVQVYRDVPMHLPRKPYLSHTLPRAAHGLRFCPFEDVLGVGHGSGITSLLVPGAGQANFDALENNPFRSQKQRQEWEVKALLEKIPSELITLDPRQLGQVDAITMEQKHQERVARLGFDPQAKPAFQPRRKLKGRSSAGNLLRRKKKVANEEQRTKIRKSLEQQQEVERELKAAPRAQRSALDRFRK from the exons ATGGAGGTGGTGGCAGGGAGCGGGATGCAGGGGGGGCCAGCCGGGGCGGGCAAG AAGAAGTTGACGAAGAAGCTGCAGCGTTATTGGGAAGGGGCCTCCCAGCCGGACACCCCTGAAGCCGCCCCCCTCAGAGCCAAGAGGCGTCGCAATGAGAAGACCAGGCTGcgggctggggcaaaggggagCCTGGAGGCCAGGAAGGGGCTGCCGGCGTCAGGGGCTGCAGGCCGGATCTCTGGG AAGAGGGACCCGTTCCCTGgcgccgcccccctccccctccacaaggTGAAGAAATTCCAGCGGGGCCAGAAATCGCAGCTG GCAGGGGCGTCCAGCCGGCGGCTCCGGGACCATCTGGCCTCGCTGGAGCAGAAGGTGGAGCTGGCAACACAACAGGCTGCGCgcatggagctgctgctgcccgaGGAGCCAGG CTTCCTGGAGGGGGACCCGGGCGAGGACACCTGCACCATCGCCCAGGCTGACATCGCCGAGGCCGCGGACATCGTCAGTGCCACTAAG CACTTTGAGCTGAGACTGAACCAGTTTGGCCCCTACAGGATGGATTATACCCGACCTGGCAG gcatctgctgctggggggccGGCGGGGCCATGTGGCAGCCCTGGACTGGCACACCAAGTCACTGCTGTGTGAGATCAATGTCATGGAGACGGTCACTGACATCAC GTGGCTGCACACGGAGACGATGTTCGCGGTGGCCCAGCGGCGCTGGCTCTACGTCTACGACAACCAGGGCGTGGAGCTGAACTGCCTGAAGCGCTTCAATGGGGTCCTGCGCATGGAGTTCTTGCCCTACCACTTCCTGCTGGCCACCGCG AGCGAGACGGGGTTCCTGCAGTACCTGGACATCTCGGTGGGGAAGGAGGTCGCTGCCATCTGCACCCGGGGGGGACGCCTGGGCGTGATGGGGCAGAACCCGGCCAACGCCATCATCCACCTGGGGCACAGCAACG GCACGGTGACCCTGTGGAGCCCCAATGTCAAGGAGCCCCTGGTGCGGATGCTGTGCCACCAAGGGGGGGTCCGGGCCGTGGCCGTCGACAGCTCCGGAAC GTACATGGCGACATCGGGGCTGGACCGGAAGCTGCGCGTCTACGACCTCCGGACATATCAGCCCCTGCACTCCCTGGTGCTGCCCATGGGCGCCGGGCACCTGGCCTTCAGCCagcgggggctgctgggggccgcCTGCGGGGATGTGGTCCAG gtgTACCGGGACGTGCCCATGCACCTGCCTCGCAAGCCCTACCTGTCGCACACGCTGCCCCGGGCGGCCCACGGCCTGCGCTTCTGCCCCTTCGAGGACGTGCTGGGCGTAGGGCATGGCAGCGGCATCACCAGCCTCCTGGTGCCAG GTGCTGGACAGGCGAATTTCGACGCCCTGGAGAACAACCCGTTCCGGAGCCAGAAGCAGCGGCAGGAGTGGGAGGTCAAAGCCCTGCTGGAGAAG ATCCCGTCGGAGCTGATCACGCTGGACCCGAGGCAGCTGGGCCAGGTAGATGCCATCACCATGGAGCAGAAGCACCAGGAGCGAGTGGCGCGGCTG ggcttCGACCCCCAGGCCAAGCCGGCGTTCCAGCCGCGCCGGAAGCTGAAGGGGCGCAGCTCAGCCGGGAACCTCCTGCGGCGCAAAAAGAAAGTGGCGAATGAGGAGCAACGG accaAGATCCGGAAGagcctggagcagcagcaggaggtggAGCGAGagctgaaggcagcaccccgggCTCAGAGGTCGGCTCTGGATCGATTCAGGAAATAA
- the WDR46 gene encoding WD repeat-containing protein 46 isoform X2, which translates to MEVVAGSGMQGGPAGAGKKLTKKLQRYWEGASQPDTPEAAPLRAKRRRNEKTRLRAGAKGSLEARKGLPASGAAGRISGKRDPFPGAAPLPLHKVKKFQRGQKSQLAGASSRRLRDHLASLEQKVELATQQAARMELLLPEEPGFLEGDPGEDTCTIAQADIAEAADIVSATKHFELRLNQFGPYRMDYTRPGRHLLLGGRRGHVAALDWHTKSLLCEINVMETVTDITWLHTETMFAVAQRRWLYVYDNQGVELNCLKRFNGVLRMEFLPYHFLLATASETGFLQYLDISVGKEVAAICTRGGRLGVMGQNPANAIIHLGHSNGTVTLWSPNVKEPLVRMLCHQGGVRAVAVDSSGTYMATSGLDRKLRVYDLRTYQPLHSLVLPMGAGHLAFSQRGLLGAACGDVVQVYRDVPMHLPRKPYLSHTLPRAAHGLRFCPFEDVLGVGHGSGITSLLVPGAGQANFDALENNPFRSQKQRQEWEVKALLEKIPSELITLDPRQLGQVDAITMEQKHQERVARLGFDPQAKPAFQPRRKLKGRSSAGNLLRRKKKVANEEQRTKIRKSLEQQQEVERELKAAPRAQRSALDRFRK; encoded by the exons ATGGAGGTGGTGGCAGGGAGCGGGATGCAGGGGGGGCCAGCCGGGGCGGGCAAG AAGTTGACGAAGAAGCTGCAGCGTTATTGGGAAGGGGCCTCCCAGCCGGACACCCCTGAAGCCGCCCCCCTCAGAGCCAAGAGGCGTCGCAATGAGAAGACCAGGCTGcgggctggggcaaaggggagCCTGGAGGCCAGGAAGGGGCTGCCGGCGTCAGGGGCTGCAGGCCGGATCTCTGGG AAGAGGGACCCGTTCCCTGgcgccgcccccctccccctccacaaggTGAAGAAATTCCAGCGGGGCCAGAAATCGCAGCTG GCAGGGGCGTCCAGCCGGCGGCTCCGGGACCATCTGGCCTCGCTGGAGCAGAAGGTGGAGCTGGCAACACAACAGGCTGCGCgcatggagctgctgctgcccgaGGAGCCAGG CTTCCTGGAGGGGGACCCGGGCGAGGACACCTGCACCATCGCCCAGGCTGACATCGCCGAGGCCGCGGACATCGTCAGTGCCACTAAG CACTTTGAGCTGAGACTGAACCAGTTTGGCCCCTACAGGATGGATTATACCCGACCTGGCAG gcatctgctgctggggggccGGCGGGGCCATGTGGCAGCCCTGGACTGGCACACCAAGTCACTGCTGTGTGAGATCAATGTCATGGAGACGGTCACTGACATCAC GTGGCTGCACACGGAGACGATGTTCGCGGTGGCCCAGCGGCGCTGGCTCTACGTCTACGACAACCAGGGCGTGGAGCTGAACTGCCTGAAGCGCTTCAATGGGGTCCTGCGCATGGAGTTCTTGCCCTACCACTTCCTGCTGGCCACCGCG AGCGAGACGGGGTTCCTGCAGTACCTGGACATCTCGGTGGGGAAGGAGGTCGCTGCCATCTGCACCCGGGGGGGACGCCTGGGCGTGATGGGGCAGAACCCGGCCAACGCCATCATCCACCTGGGGCACAGCAACG GCACGGTGACCCTGTGGAGCCCCAATGTCAAGGAGCCCCTGGTGCGGATGCTGTGCCACCAAGGGGGGGTCCGGGCCGTGGCCGTCGACAGCTCCGGAAC GTACATGGCGACATCGGGGCTGGACCGGAAGCTGCGCGTCTACGACCTCCGGACATATCAGCCCCTGCACTCCCTGGTGCTGCCCATGGGCGCCGGGCACCTGGCCTTCAGCCagcgggggctgctgggggccgcCTGCGGGGATGTGGTCCAG gtgTACCGGGACGTGCCCATGCACCTGCCTCGCAAGCCCTACCTGTCGCACACGCTGCCCCGGGCGGCCCACGGCCTGCGCTTCTGCCCCTTCGAGGACGTGCTGGGCGTAGGGCATGGCAGCGGCATCACCAGCCTCCTGGTGCCAG GTGCTGGACAGGCGAATTTCGACGCCCTGGAGAACAACCCGTTCCGGAGCCAGAAGCAGCGGCAGGAGTGGGAGGTCAAAGCCCTGCTGGAGAAG ATCCCGTCGGAGCTGATCACGCTGGACCCGAGGCAGCTGGGCCAGGTAGATGCCATCACCATGGAGCAGAAGCACCAGGAGCGAGTGGCGCGGCTG ggcttCGACCCCCAGGCCAAGCCGGCGTTCCAGCCGCGCCGGAAGCTGAAGGGGCGCAGCTCAGCCGGGAACCTCCTGCGGCGCAAAAAGAAAGTGGCGAATGAGGAGCAACGG accaAGATCCGGAAGagcctggagcagcagcaggaggtggAGCGAGagctgaaggcagcaccccgggCTCAGAGGTCGGCTCTGGATCGATTCAGGAAATAA
- the B3GALT4 gene encoding beta-1,3-galactosyltransferase 4 — MAPRLCPHRCPPAWLRRGLLTGLGGLALVSLVLGGTGEELLSWSLAPFLGGRGGFLHADPPLPGPDSFLLPNVDACRPRAPFLLVLVASAPGHTAQRQAVRASWGGARWAGGYPVRTLFALGAPGSGEEQARLEEESQRHGDLVQGRFADTYANLTLKTMMLLGWAAAHCPGAAFVVKVDDDVFLNLPALARHLGALPSPRQLYLGRVHWRVQPNRDPSNRHHVPASAYPARAFPPYCSGTAYVLSSDAALWVLGAAPHVPPVPLEDVYVGLCARWAGLAPTHTARMAGSTHYPMDPCCYGEVLYSVHQVGPQALEAAWAMAGGEGGSCTPLHRGLGVLRCKVLALLEGL, encoded by the coding sequence ATggccccccggctctgcccccaccGCTGCCCCCCTGCCTGGCTGCGGCGGGGGCTGCTgacagggctggggggactgGCGCTTGTGAGCCTCGTGCTCGGGGGCACAGGGGAGGAGCTGCTATCGTGGTCACTGGCCCCCttcctgggaggcagggggggttTCCTGCATGCAGACCCCCCCTTGCCTGGCCCCGACTCCTTCCTGCTGCCCAACGTGGACGCCTGCAGGCCCCGGGCCCCCTTCCTGCTGGTGCTGGTGGCCAGCGCGCCGGGGCACACGGCCCAGCGCCAGGCGGTGCGTGCCAGCTGGGGGGGCGCCCGCTGGGCCGGGGGGTACCCGGTGCGGACGCTCTTCGCCCTGGGGGCACCGGGCTCGGGCGAGGAGCAGGCCCGGCTGGAGGAGGAGTCCCAGCGCCACGGAGACCTGGTCCAGGGCCGCTTTGCCGACACCTACGCCAACCTGACCCTCAAGACCATGAtgctgctgggctgggcggccGCCCACTGCCCCGGCGCCGCCTTTGTGGTGAAAGTCGATGACGACGTCTTCCTcaacctgcctgccctggcccgcCACCTGGGGGCGCTGCCCAGCCCTCGCCAGCTCTACCTGGGCCGGGTCCACTGGCGGGTGCAGCCCAACCGCGACCCCAGCAACCGGCACCACGTCCCGGCCTCCGCCTACCCGGCTCGGGCCTTCCCCCCCTACTGCAGCGGCACGGCCTACGTGCTGTCCAGCGACGCTgccctgtgggtgctgggggcCGCCCCCCACGTGCCTCCCGTGCCCCTGGAGGACGTCTACGTGGGGCTGTGCGCTCGCTGGGCTGGCTTGGCCCCCACCCACACAGCCCGCATGGCTGGATCCACCCACTACCCCATGGACCCCTGCTGCTATGGGGAGGTGCTGTACAGTGTGCACCAGGTGGGCCCTCAGGCGCTGGAGGCAGCCTGGGCTatggcggggggagaagggggatccTGTACCCCACTGCatagggggctgggggtgctgaggTGCAAGGTGCTAGCTCTGCTGGAGGGtctgtga
- the PFDN6 gene encoding prefoldin subunit 6 isoform X1: MVHRGPRRKWAVPEAGPRGRTHVAGRGSAPEQRGAADRTGPDRTLMADLIQKKLQGELEKYQQLQKDLSKSMAARQKLEAQLTENNIVKEELGLLDVTNTVYKLIGPVLVKQDMDEAKATVSKRLDYITGEIKRYELQMQESEKKAEQQREVLARLQQEYQRAQGKGTAKA; the protein is encoded by the exons ATGGTGCACCGCGGCCCCCGGCGGAAGTGGGCTGTACCGGAAGCCGGGCCGAGAGGTCGCACGCACGTTGCGGGGCGGGGCTCAGCGCCGGAGCAGCGGGGAGCG gcgGACCGGACCGGACCCGACCGGACCCTCATGGCGGACCTGATCCAGAAGAAGCTGCAGGGCGAGCTGGAGAAATATCAGCAGCTGCAGAAAG ATCTCAGCAAGTCCATGGCAGCACGGCAGAAACTGGAAGCACAGTTGACTGAGAACAACATTGTCAAGGAG gagctggggctgctggATGTGACCAACACTGTCTACAAGCTGATTGGCCCCGTGTTGGTGAAACAGGACATGGATGAGGCTAAAGCCACTGTCAGCAAGCGGCTGGACTATATCACTGGAGAGAT caAGCGCTATGAGCTGCAGATGCAGGAGTCTGAGAAGAAGGCGGAACAGCAGCGGGAGGTGCTGGCCCGGCTGCAGCAGGAGTATCAGCGAGCCCAGGGCAAGGGGACGGCTAAGGCATGA
- the PFDN6 gene encoding prefoldin subunit 6 isoform X2, whose amino-acid sequence MADLIQKKLQGELEKYQQLQKDLSKSMAARQKLEAQLTENNIVKEELGLLDVTNTVYKLIGPVLVKQDMDEAKATVSKRLDYITGEIKRYELQMQESEKKAEQQREVLARLQQEYQRAQGKGTAKA is encoded by the exons ATGGCGGACCTGATCCAGAAGAAGCTGCAGGGCGAGCTGGAGAAATATCAGCAGCTGCAGAAAG ATCTCAGCAAGTCCATGGCAGCACGGCAGAAACTGGAAGCACAGTTGACTGAGAACAACATTGTCAAGGAG gagctggggctgctggATGTGACCAACACTGTCTACAAGCTGATTGGCCCCGTGTTGGTGAAACAGGACATGGATGAGGCTAAAGCCACTGTCAGCAAGCGGCTGGACTATATCACTGGAGAGAT caAGCGCTATGAGCTGCAGATGCAGGAGTCTGAGAAGAAGGCGGAACAGCAGCGGGAGGTGCTGGCCCGGCTGCAGCAGGAGTATCAGCGAGCCCAGGGCAAGGGGACGGCTAAGGCATGA
- the RGL2 gene encoding ral guanine nucleotide dissociation stimulator-like 2 produces MLPRSLRHLLEGARLELGEEQGVTLSGYRSWPPEPQERCHWGQGVGSRAPGDPDGGGRGGSDLHSDHAAVWGRPARGSQARSLKAGSLVRLVRHLLEAQTLGDATYVPTFLITYRVFARPPTVLGLLLDRLEEVGALEPSPVSPETAELQRAFSSVMCSWLDGYPEDFGGGLDPGLVERLGRSLQCALGQGSEAERRLLALRGVPGGHSNGGELEEEELGVGEDGPEGGVTPRGDPDPLDILTFQADHVAAQLTLEEAALFLRVVPYQCLGSLWSQRDKKGRERVCPSVRATVHQFNRLAGAVIRSCLAGPGLRPQQRARILEKWIHVAEECRALRNFSSLCAIISALQSSPVHRLKRTWDETARDVLRSYEELCTICSEQDNYSLSRQLLFQEGTSKPSGADPAPRRQPRRPQEQRPVGVVPYLGTFLRDLVMLDTAMKDELENGYINFEKRRKEFEVLAQLRLLQSVCRNYSVQPSSHFQRWLRALPPLSEAQSHSLSCEIEPPGEAPTLQRSLKPTLVITHCTELLSSVGNPLVSWEGPSSHEGPPGCCHNLLPPPRGPTQLLSRLAQHIKWPSVSALDTAPEDVAPLAGGLSPPTPTGGGFSRGHRRSASCGSAFPAPPTREPGAPPSDCCIIRARMALHNGSLYKSILVTSQDKTPSVITKVLEKHGQELGAAPQFQLVQLLPEGKELTFPPTANIFYAMNGSSLDFVLRPKGPGEPPLPPNAAPRRAELSATFPKIKATGRKLARALF; encoded by the exons atgcTGCCCCGCTCGCTGCGCCATCTGCTGGAGGGGGCccggctggagctgggggaggagcagggggtcaCTCTGAGCGGGTACCGGAGCTGGCCCCCTGAGCCCCAG GAGCGCTGTCACTGGGGGCAAGGAGTTGGTAGTCGAG cccccggTGACCCTGACGGAGGAGGCCGAGGAGGGAGCGATCTACACAGTGACCACGCGGCAGTCTGGGGGCGCCCAgccaggg gcagccaggcccgCTCGCTGAAGGCCGGGTCGCTGGTCCGGCTGGTTCGGCACCTGCTGGAGGCCCAGACGCTGGGTGACGCCACCTACGTCCCTACCTTCCTGATCACCTACCGGGTGTTCGCCCGCCCCCCCAcggtgctggggctgctgctcgaCAG GCTGGAGGAGGTCGGGGCGCTGGAGCCGAGCCCCGTTTCCCCAGAGACAGCTGAGCTGCAGCG ggCCTTCTCCTCGGTGATGTGCTCCTGGCTGGACGGGTACCCTGAGGATTTCGGGGGGGGCTTGGACCCTGGCCTGGTGGAGCGACTGGGCCGGAGCCTGCAAtgtgccctggggcagggctcTGAGGCTGAGAGACGCCTGCTCGCCCTAcggggggtgccgggggggcacagcaatggag gggagctggaggaagaggaattgggggtgggggaagatggcCCCGAGGGGGGTGTGACCCCTAGGGGGGACCCTGACCCCCTCGACATTCTGACCTTCCAAGCTGACCATGTGGCTGCTCAGCTGACACTGGAGGAGGCg gcgcTGTTCCTGCGGGTCGTGCCCTACCAGTGCCTGGGCTCGCTCTGGTCTCAGCGGGACAAGAAGGGGCGGGAGCGGGTCTGCCCCAGCGTCCGCGCCACGGTGCACCAGTTCAACCGCCTGGCGGGGGCCGTGATCCGCTCCTGCCTGGCGGGGCCGGGGCTGCGCCCCCAGCAGCGGGCCCGCATCCTGGAGAAATGGATCCACGTGGCTGAG GAGTGCCGTGCCCTGAGGAATTTCTCATCTCTCTGCGCCATCATCTCCGCCCTGCAGTCCAGCCCTGTGCACCGGCTCAAGCGGACCTGGGACGAGACCGccag GGATGTGCTGCGCAGCTATGAGGAGCTCTGCACCATCTGCTCCGAACAGGATAACTATAGCCTGAGCCGGCAGCTGCTGTTCCAG gAGGGCACCTCCAAGCCATCTGGTGCCGACCCTGCCCCCCGCCGGCAGCCACGGAGACCCCAGGAGCAGCGCCCAGTG ggTGTGGTTCCGTACCTGGGCACCTTCCTGCGAGACCTGGTGATGCTGGATACAGCCATGAAGGATGAGCTGGAG AACGGATACATCAACTTCGAGAAGCGGCGCAAG GAGTTCGAGGTGCTGGCCCAGCTGCGTCTCCTGCAGTCCGTATGCCGTAACTACAGCGTCCAGCCCAGCTCCCACTTCCAGCGCTGGCTGCGGGCACTGCCCCCCCTCTCTGAGGCACAGAG tcaCAGTCTCTCCTGTGAGATCGAACCCCCCGGGGAGGCCCCAACCCTCCAGCGGTCCCTGAAGCCCACCCTGGTCATCACCCACTGCACAGA GTTGCTGAGCTCCGTGGGGAACCCTCTCGTCTCCTGGGAGGGGCCCAGCTCCCATGAGGGGCCCCCTGGCTGCTGCCACAACCTCCTGCCACCCCCCCGTGGCCCCACGCAGCTGCTGTCTCGCCTGGCGCAG CACATAAAGTGGCCGTCAGTCTCAGCGTTGGACACAGCTCCTGAGGACGTGGCTCCCTTGGCTGGGGGCCTCTCGCCTCCCACCCCCACCGGGGGGGGCTTTTCCCGGGGGCACCGGCGCTCGGCTTCCTGCGGCTcagccttccctgcccctcccacccgggAGCCTGGGGCCCCCCCCTCCGATTGCTGCATTATCCGCGCGCGCATGGCCCTGCACAACGGCAGCCTCTACAAGAGCATCCTG GTGACCAGCCAGGACAAAACCCCGTCCGTCATCACCAAGGTGCTGGAGAAGCatggccaggagctgggggctgccCCCCAATTCCAGCTGGTCCAGCTGCTGCCTGAGGGGAaag agcTGACCTTCCCGCCTACAGCCAACATCTTCTACGCCATGAATGGCTCCAGCTTGGACTTTGTGCTGCGCCCCAAGGGCCCCGGGGAACCTCCCCTGCCTCCCAACGCTGCCCCCCGCAGGGCTGAGCTCAGCGCCACCTTTCCCAAGATCAAGGCCACTGGCCGCAAGCTTGCCAGGGCCCTCTTCTGA
- the TAPBP gene encoding tapasin isoform X2 — MTSFVPVGALALLLPGFALCLALAGPPQLSCWFVEEAGGRMGMMPSSVTQRRALLLLRGARGGLPETEPELPPDLEPGMVFDITDPAGALHRVPLPAGGRSKEGELPSCEINTYTPQEAHVPWAAGLTPEHRSPLGLGGPWFISSVQAPARGYGVSAVLKSEETATSQQPAVIMATAVLSVFSRTPHLHSRLGRDVLLDCGFTAPPGPFSVEWRYQYRGAGRVVLAYNGVSGQAHVAEEGAQLFLEEGRAGADTNVSLRLSQVGVRHEGTYICTIYLPHLHAQQALELRITGATGPSLEDAIGMFLAAFLLYGLFRLLGNKVCPSGAEEKSKKSE, encoded by the exons ATGACTTCGTTCGTCCCCGTGggggccctggccctgctcctgcctg GGTTCGCTCTGTGTCTGGCTCTGGCGGGGCCCCCCCAGCTGAGCTGCTGGTTCgtggaggaggctggggggcGCATGGGGATGATGCCGAGTTCCGTGACTCAGCGCCGGGCGCTGCTACTGCTGCGGGGGGCGAGAGGGGGGCTCCCCGAGACAGAGCCCGAGCTGCCTCCTGACCTGGAGCCAGGCATGGTTTTTGACATCACTG aCCCTGCAGGGGCTCTGCACCGCGTCCCCCTCCCAGCGGGGGGGCGCTCCAAGGAGGGGGAGCTGCCTTCCTGTGAGATCAACACCTACACACCACAAGAGGCCCACGTGCCCTGGGCAGCCGGCCTGACCCCCGAGCACCGCAGCCCCCTTGGCCTGGGGGGTCCCTGGTTCATCAGCAGCGTCCAGGCCCCGGCCAGGGGCTACGGGGTCAGCGCTGTCCTCAAGAGTGAGGAGACGGCAACGTCCCAGCAACCAGCGGTCATCATGGCAACTG CGGTGTTGTCCGTGTTCTCCCGCACCCCGCACCTGCACTCCCGCCTGGGCCGGGACGTGCTGCTGGACTGTGGCTTCACGGCACCACCTGGCCCCTTCTCGGTGGAGTGGCGGTACCAATACCGGGGTGCTGGGCGCGTGGTGCTGGCCTACAATGGGGTGTCAGGCCAGGCCCACGTGGCCGAGGAGGGGGCGCAGCTGTtcctggaggaggggagggcgGGCGCAGACACCAACGTGTCGCTGCGACTGTCCCAGGTCGGGGTGCGGCACGAAGGAACCTACATCTGCACCATCTACCTGCCCCACCTCCATGCTCAGCAGGCCCTGGAGCTGCGCATCACCG gtgcCACAGGCCCCTCCCTGGAGGATGCCATTGGGATGTTCCTGGCTGCGTTCCTGCTCTATGGGCTCTTCCGCCTCCTCGGAAACAAGG TCTGTCCATCCGGAGCTGAAGAGAAAAGCAAG AAATCAGAGTGA
- the TAPBP gene encoding tapasin isoform X1, with translation MTSFVPVGALALLLPGFALCLALAGPPQLSCWFVEEAGGRMGMMPSSVTQRRALLLLRGARGGLPETEPELPPDLEPGMVFDITDPAGALHRVPLPAGGRSKEGELPSCEINTYTPQEAHVPWAAGLTPEHRSPLGLGGPWFISSVQAPARGYGVSAVLKSEETATSQQPAVIMATAVLSVFSRTPHLHSRLGRDVLLDCGFTAPPGPFSVEWRYQYRGAGRVVLAYNGVSGQAHVAEEGAQLFLEEGRAGADTNVSLRLSQVGVRHEGTYICTIYLPHLHAQQALELRITEPPMVTLHPDPLLVAPGAPAELACEVSGYYPLDVTVSWLRRGPGEAGGDLLEYVTETWESGHRHGPDGTYSLSSFARLAPVQPRDHGATYSCHVTHAALATPARRSVRLRVAGATGPSLEDAIGMFLAAFLLYGLFRLLGNKVCPSGAEEKSKKSE, from the exons ATGACTTCGTTCGTCCCCGTGggggccctggccctgctcctgcctg GGTTCGCTCTGTGTCTGGCTCTGGCGGGGCCCCCCCAGCTGAGCTGCTGGTTCgtggaggaggctggggggcGCATGGGGATGATGCCGAGTTCCGTGACTCAGCGCCGGGCGCTGCTACTGCTGCGGGGGGCGAGAGGGGGGCTCCCCGAGACAGAGCCCGAGCTGCCTCCTGACCTGGAGCCAGGCATGGTTTTTGACATCACTG aCCCTGCAGGGGCTCTGCACCGCGTCCCCCTCCCAGCGGGGGGGCGCTCCAAGGAGGGGGAGCTGCCTTCCTGTGAGATCAACACCTACACACCACAAGAGGCCCACGTGCCCTGGGCAGCCGGCCTGACCCCCGAGCACCGCAGCCCCCTTGGCCTGGGGGGTCCCTGGTTCATCAGCAGCGTCCAGGCCCCGGCCAGGGGCTACGGGGTCAGCGCTGTCCTCAAGAGTGAGGAGACGGCAACGTCCCAGCAACCAGCGGTCATCATGGCAACTG CGGTGTTGTCCGTGTTCTCCCGCACCCCGCACCTGCACTCCCGCCTGGGCCGGGACGTGCTGCTGGACTGTGGCTTCACGGCACCACCTGGCCCCTTCTCGGTGGAGTGGCGGTACCAATACCGGGGTGCTGGGCGCGTGGTGCTGGCCTACAATGGGGTGTCAGGCCAGGCCCACGTGGCCGAGGAGGGGGCGCAGCTGTtcctggaggaggggagggcgGGCGCAGACACCAACGTGTCGCTGCGACTGTCCCAGGTCGGGGTGCGGCACGAAGGAACCTACATCTGCACCATCTACCTGCCCCACCTCCATGCTCAGCAGGCCCTGGAGCTGCGCATCACCG AGCCCCCCATGGTGAcgctgcaccctgaccccctatTGGTGGCCCCTGGGGCACCAGCTGAGCTGGCCTGTGAGGTCTCTGGCTATTACCCATTGGATGTGACGGTGAGCTGGCTGCGCCGGGGccctggggaggcggggggcgaCCTGCTGGAGTACGTGACTGAGACCTGGGAGTCAGGGCACCGGCATGGCCCCGACGGCACCTACAGCCTGAGCAGCTTCGCCCGCCTGGCACCCGTCCAGCCCCGCGACCACGGAGCCACCTACAGCTGCCACGTGACCCATGCCgccctggccacccctgcccgGAGGAGCGTCCGGCTCCGGGTGGCAG gtgcCACAGGCCCCTCCCTGGAGGATGCCATTGGGATGTTCCTGGCTGCGTTCCTGCTCTATGGGCTCTTCCGCCTCCTCGGAAACAAGG TCTGTCCATCCGGAGCTGAAGAGAAAAGCAAG AAATCAGAGTGA